A DNA window from Lachancea thermotolerans CBS 6340 chromosome G complete sequence contains the following coding sequences:
- the KIN1 gene encoding serine/threonine protein kinase KIN1 (similar to uniprot|P13186 Saccharomyces cerevisiae YLR096W KIN2 Serine/threonine protein kinase involved in regulation of exocytosis localizes to the cytoplasmic face of the plasma membrane closely related to Kin1p and to YDR122W uniprot|P13185 Saccharomyces cerevisiae YDR122W KIN1 Serine/threonine protein kinase involved in regulation of exocytosis; localizes to the cytoplasmic face of the plasma membrane; closely related to Kin2p), whose amino-acid sequence MAPDFSLLLASPLLAHCQPACKWTLLLLLTGFTTSAFGSYTVPSCKSGKNFGKGAIRRLQRGEHQKRTIEPLPHLASYGSAYPGFQMPSPSTNDYHVNREFRIGAASSNPAAIAPATPRMMGKQSNSSESSSVNGGLMPAVDVATTISTHTSAAQGAAHSQPVPHPTPAATPAKQFHRKSLGDWDFLETVGAGSMGKVKLAKHRLTHEVCAIKIVNRATKALIHKESQQPPPRTQEEVLERERKLEKEISRDKRTIRESSLGQILYHPHICRLFEMCTMSNHFYMLFEYVSGGQLLDYIIQHGSLRERSARKFARGIASALQYLHLNNIVHRDLKIENIMISTSGEIKIIDFGLSNMFNPKKQLHTFCGSLYFAAPELLKACPYTGPEVDVWSFGVVLYVLVCGKVPFDDENSSVLHEKIKQGKVEYPQHLSIEVISLLSKMLVVDPSKRATLKQVVNHQWMQRGYDFPAPSYIPHRVPLTADALDPTVIQEMYRLEFVDNTSEAAAWLTKIVTSTDYQLLAKQFWANVSKGGAYEDPTRAFHPLISIYYLVEETLKRKLAKQQKRAAILAANQTPQALDVPLPASQPPAAMAGVLATPVIPGAPAAVNSPMKKNIINERPPTMSPSAALSPVKPKPTILIPPKLAIPEQAHTSPTTRKSNELALPPTADLDVVLSPTPQSRDYDQATAALQGRSGSPGAPSAPSTSEKSKFGTIFRRFSQKRHNQQSQQIPPPDANTGVKKTHARTVSEYVPPSRMTSYGSAPMPKVIPPAKQQSDLPALPADAADMVKNQQQQVQQNVERLTIADEDKPLPTLAVPKGRKMHPSARAKSVGHARRESLKFMRPPATGNMDQQVLNGNDDGFLENSDDGKSDDVANTDTIITTDDRELSDQEIINLASKAPVGSMPSIDYPRSLFLKGFFSVQTTSSKPLPIVRYKIISVLKKMNIEFKEVKGGFVCYHKQSYIPPTTQQPQQPVIVLSDASSMGSGNSGASAHKRNQTIPLQQGMHSRHNSIRRNPSMGKQQCQQPGITATPLAANTHERNLSVTSPNPRNSSIPEISSASLESWDQDDILTTSKAHNLNNADNAFDNSSEAKERPPLKFEIHIVKVRIVGLAGIHFKKVSGNTWMYKELASHILKELNL is encoded by the coding sequence ATGGCACCGGATTTTTCACTTCTTCTCGCCAGCCCTTTACTTGCACACTGCCAGCCCGCGTGCAAGTGGACtttgcttctgcttctcacCGGATTTACTACCTCTGCCTTCGGTTCGTATACTGTGCCATCATGTAAAAGTGGcaaaaattttggcaaagGGGCTATTCGACGACTCCAAAGGGGTGAACACCAGAAGCGAACGATCGAACCACTCCCGCACTTAGCTAGCTACGGGAGCGCTTATCCGGGTTTCCAAATGCCTTCTCCTTCTACAAACGACTACCACGTTAACCGGGAGTTCCGTATAGGCGCCGCTAGTAGCAATCCTGCCGCAATAGCGCCTGCGACCCCGCGGATGATGGGGAAACagagcaacagcagcgagTCTAGCAGCGTGAATGGCGGGCTCATGCCCGCGGTAGACGTGGCGACAACTATTTCCACACATACCTCCGCTGCACAGGGAGCGGCACACTCACAGCCCGTGCCTCATCCAACTCCGGCGGCGACTCCCGCCAAACAGTTTCACCGCAAGTCGCTTGGGGATTGGGACTTTCTTGAGACAGTGGGAGCTGGCTCAATGGGCAAGGTCAAACTCGCCAAGCATCGCCTCACACACGAGGTCTGTGCAATTAAAATCGTTAACCGCGCAACTAAAGCGCTCATTCACAAGGAGTCGCAACAGCCACCCCCTCGGACTCAGGAAGAAGTACTGGAAAGAGAACGcaaacttgagaaagaaatatCGCGTGATAAGCGCACAATCCGTGAATCGTCGCTTGGTCAAATTCTCTATCACCCCCACATCTGTCGCCTCTTTGAGATGTGCACCATGAGCAATCACTTCTACATGCTTTTCGAGTACGTCTCAGGTGGGCAGCTGCTCGACTATATTATTCAACATGGGTCGCTGCGCGAGCGCAGTGCCCGTAAGTTCGCGCGTGGCATTGCCAGTGCCCTCCAGTACTTACATCTCAACAACATAGTGCATCGAGACCTCAAAATCGAAAATATTATGATCTCCACCTCGGGTGAGATCAAAATTATTGATTTCGGCTTGTCCAACATGTTTAATCCGAAAAAGCAGCTCCATACTTTCTGCGGGTCTCTATATTTCGCTGCCcctgaacttctcaaagCATGCCCTTACACAGGCCCTGAGGTCGACGTATGGTCTTTTGGCGTGGTTCTCTATGTTTTAGTTTGCGGGAAAGTTCCTTTCGATGATGAAAATTCCAGTGTTTTGCATGAAAAGATAAAACAAGGTAAAGTTGAATATCCACAACACCTTTCTATAGAGGTGATATCGCTCCTATCAAAAATGCTTGTGGTTGACCcttcaaagagagcaactttgaagcaggtGGTCAACCATCAGTGGATGCAGCGTGGTTACGATTTCCCAGCTCCATCATATATTCCTCACCGCGTGCCTCTAACGGCTGATGCACTTGATCCAACTGTGATACAAGAGATGTACCGACTCGAATTTGTTGACAATACCTCGGAGGCAGCTGCGTGGCTGACTAAAATAGTCACAAGCACCGACTATCAGTTACTTGCTAAACAGTTTTGGGCCAATGTTTCCAAAGGCGGTGCTTACGAAGATCCTACCCGCGCGTTTCATCCCCTTATTTCCATTTACTATTTGgttgaagaaactttgaagcgTAAACTTGCaaaacagcaaaaaagagctgcTATATTGGCAGCAAACCAGActcctcaagctcttgatgTACCACTTCCCGCAAGTCAGCCTCCAGCGGCCATGGCAGGCGTACTGGCCACACCTGTTATTCCTGGAGCTCCTGCTGCGGTTAACTCAccaatgaagaagaacatcataAACGAAAGACCACCAACAATGAGCCCTTCGGCCGCACTTTCTCCAGTAAAGCCTAAACCTACTATATTAATCCCACCGAAATTGGCGATTCCAGAGCAAGCCCACACTTCTCCAACAACCCGAAAATCCAATGAACTAGCATTACCACCTACAGCAGATTTAGATGTGGTTCTATCCCCAACACCCCAATCGCGTGATTATGATCAAGCTACGGCTGCGCTTCAAGGAAGATCAGGTTCTCCTGGCGCTCCATCTGCTCCCTCAACATCCGAGAAATCTAAATTCGGCACCATTTTCAGGCGCTTTTCTCAGAAACGTCACAATCAGCAGTCGCAACAGATTCCACCACCAGATGCAAACACCGGTGTAAAGAAAACTCACGCAAGGACAGTATCCGAATATGTACCGCCCTCAAGAATGACAAGTTACGGCAGTGCGCCTATGCCTAAAGTCATTCCTCCTGCTAAGCAACAATCAGACTTgccagctcttccagctgATGCAGCTGATATGGTCAAAAatcaacagcaacaagTTCAGCAAAACGTTGAAAGGCTTACCATCGCCGACGAGGACAAGCCGCTTCCCACTCTCGCCGTTCCAAAAGGCAGGAAAATGCATCCTTCTGCAAGGGCTAAGTCTGTGGGCCATGCTCGTCGTGAGTCACTCAAGTTTATGAGGCCTCCAGCAACTGGTAATATGGATCAACAAGTGCTCAATGGCAACGACGATGGATTTTTGGAGAATAGCGATGACGGCAAGTCCGACGACGTGGCTAACACTGACACTATTATTACAACAGATGACCGGGAGCTTTCAGACCAGGAAATCATCAACTTGGCGTCAAAAGCACCTGTCGGCTCTATGCCATCCATTGATTACCCTcgctctttgtttttgaagggctTTTTCTCCGTGCAAACTACCTCTTCTAAGCCTCTCCCTATTGTTAGGTACAAGATTATTTCtgtgttgaaaaagatgaacatTGAGTTCAAAGAAGTCAAGGGCGGTTTCGTGTGCTATCATAAGCAGTCATATATTCCTCCCACGACTCAACAACCTCAGCAGCCTGTCATAGTGTTGAGCGACGCCTCATCAATGGGTAGTGGAAATAGTGGTGCTAGTGCTCATAAGAGAAATCAAACTATTCCACTGCAGCAGGGAATGCATTCACGCCACAATTCCATTCGGCGCAATCCATCCATGGGTAAACAGCAGTGCCAACAGCCCGGCATCACCGCTACGCCGTTGGCCGCCAATACGCATGAAAGAAATCTTTCGGTTACTTCACCAAACCCCAGAAATAGCAGCATACCCGAAATTTCGAGCGCGTCTTTGGAGTCTTGGGACCAAGATGACATTTTAACTACGTCGAAGGCTCACAACCTAAACAACGCGGACAACGCGTTTGACAATTCCTCTGAGGCTAAGGAAAGACCGCCACTAAAGTTCGAGATTCACATCGTCAAGGTGCGCATTGTGGGATTGGCCGGTATccatttcaagaaagtttCTGGAAACACTTGGATGTACAAAGAACTGGCATCTCATATACTAAAGGAATTGAACTTATAA
- the IOC2 gene encoding Ioc2p (similar to uniprot|Q12072 Saccharomyces cerevisiae YLR095C IOC2 Member of a complex (Isw1b) with Isw1p and Ioc4p): MKRTREAEPLQWEDYVDENDTQQLQKLAPGPNPAPELLRDWHYQYVVSWLYNVCSSPYTENEGKPMFSQITFDEKLLCEDLPSNADDSLFLQVQQHILQCVTHNKKAQLSEWDVAVKYNLAERNAVAWYTDGAARFADLSALQQFEVLHACIKYIERKHAGFRMYLGAHLALFQYPECVLGNRVSLVVLPGGKIVEKTWTATPDAQLRVPIKFRNCSVRYEDDGKIEVFHLDFAPDINDYLSRVSVQFRVLAASWTEYLEYMRDVASSDKGLSEFLAAQLAITAANEVNGRRLLHNRERERSMAELLVRRKRSSRLVAREEETQRRDLEAQWLEKLDERDHFLRVRQRQVAKHTRALKDLLWSVLWERFELDVKVEKLRRRTLDGGTATPISGTASPGLDSPALDTPGAASAEEDGVLTVVDRAVLADGAKFHGALVGVPPALPEPLDVGALELPDELLITREDLSNLANHGVPIADFQPDATSWYFQCPCNVEAGADLGHLDLVRSQALVCCDACLRWQHLDCQRPEWLALLSQSRQKPLQNRDFATAVLGSVAPARQRRSTRRQATDEPAENCDADKAATERPTSKKTSATTHPESFICAWCIQALEQELRTAFPAELTQVRAKQRKDHLDRERRKKQKEGRAAKPSAPALLLHPPTLPSQL; this comes from the coding sequence ATGAAGAGGACGCGTGAGGCCGAACCCTTGCAGTGGGAAGACTATGTTGACGAGAATGACACtcagcagcttcagaagctcGCGCCAGGCCCCAACCCCGCACCAGAACTGCTTCGTGATTGGCACTATCAGTATGTTGTTTCGTGGCTATACAACGTGTGCTCTTCCCCATATACAGAGAACGAGGGGAAGCCAATGTTTTCGCAAATCACATTCGATGAGAAGCTGCTGTGCGAAGACTTGCCCTCGAACGCCGATGATAGCCTTTTCTTGCAAGTTCAGCAGCATATTTTACAGTGTGTCACacacaacaaaaaagcGCAGTTGAGCGAATGGGACGTCGCGGTCAAGTACAACCTTGCCGAGCGGAACGCAGTTGCTTGGTACACAGATGGTGCGGCGCGCTTCGCTGACCTTTCTGCGCTACAGCAATTCGAGGTCCTACACGCGTGCATCAAGTATATCGAGCGCAAGCATGCGGGGTTCCGCATGTACCTAGGCGCGCATCTGGCTCTGTTCCAGTATCCCGAATGCGTTCTGGGTAATCGCGTATCTCTGGTGGTGCTACCCGGCGGCAAAATCGTGGAGAAGACTTGGACCGCAACACCAGACGCGCAACTACGAGTGCCCATCAAATTCCGCAACTGCTCGGTGCGCTACGAAGACGACGGCAAGATCGAGGTTTTCCACCTGGACTTTGCGCCCGACATCAATGACTACTTGTCGCGAGTCTCAGTGCAGTTTCGCGTCCTAGCCGCGTCCTGGACTGAATACCTTGAGTACATGCGTGATGTGGCAAGCAGCGACAAGGGCCTGAGCGAGTTCTTAGCCGCACAGCTTGCTATCACTGCAGCCAATGAGGTTAATGGGCGCCGTTTACTGCACAACCGTGAGCGCGAGAGATCCATGGCTGAGCTTTTGGTGCGGCGGAAGCGCTCGTCACGACTGGTAGCACGCGAAGAGGAGACCCAGAGGCGCGATCTCGAGGCGCAatggcttgaaaaacttgacgAGCGCGACCACTTTCTCCGCGTGCGCCAACGCCAGGTGGCCAAACACACACGCGCGCTGAAAGATCTGCTATGGTCCGTGCTATGGGAGCGGTTCGAACTCGATGTCAAAGTCGAAAAGCTGCGCCGTCGGACTCTCGACGGCGGCACTGCCACACCCATCTCCGGTACCGCGTCACCCGGGTTGGATTCTCCAGCCCTTGACACGCCAGGCGCCGCCAGCGCCGAGGAAGACGGCGTGCTGACCGTGGTCGACCGTGCAGTGCTTGCAGACGGCGCGAAGTTCCATGGTGCGCTTGTGGGAGTGCCGCCGGCACTTCCTGAGCCTCTAGATGTCGGCGCGCTTGAGCTGCCGGACGAACTGCTCATCACGCGCGAGGATTTGTCGAACCTGGCCAACCACGGCGTACCGATCGCGGACTTCCAGCCAGACGCCACTTCGTGGTACTTCCAGTGCCCCTGTAACGTCGAGGCGGGCGCAGACCTCGGCCATCTGGACCTAGTACGTTCCCAGGCCCTGGTGTGCTGCGACGCGTGTCTGCGCTGGCAGCACCTGGACTGCCAGCGCCCGGAGTGGCTTGCTCTGCTTTCGCAGTCACGCCAGAAGCCCCTGCAAAACCGCGATTTCGCGACAGCGGTACTGGGCAGCGTCGCGCCAGCACGCCAGCGCCGCAGCACGCGGCGCCAGGCCACCGACGAACCCGCAGAAAACTGCGATGCGGACAAGGCCGCGACCGAGCGTCCTACctccaagaaaacttcCGCGACGACACATCCCGAGTCCTTCATCTGCGCGTGGTGCATCCAGGCGCTGGAGCAAGAGTTGCGCACGGCATTCCCTGCCGAACTTACCCAGGTGCGTGCCAAGCAGCGCAAGGACCATCTAGACCGCGAGCGGcgcaagaagcagaaggaGGGTCGCGCTGCCAAGCCTTCGGCGCCAGCGCTCCTACTACATCCTCCAACACTGCCCTCGCAGCTGTAG
- the GIS3 gene encoding Gis3p (some similarities with uniprot|Q7LGX3 Saccharomyces cerevisiae YLR094C GIS3 Protein of unknown function), translated as MAEMLRIHTNTDDYNAFRMERFLSEGIDGLRTPEGPGAGRLAKAMRMARRWSNSSAGMRSGASAPASASAPYSMTPSMSSVLSQVRFNSRSRRASPRTRSGAAMSMGVSPGMGSSACASASYSSSGSVRSAHSIFSVASSDYALQGSAAMMRDDSLDEWRCGLCASDQHPLGPDNGNAGISVAVAAAHAGSCPGQPNVRLVNPQDLDLQDEYQLRDIVQLYRPVYQRDKRGARDASVPRRTSVDLTIDTANNVGTAQVLGPDNARPARSSARRSSLIYDTDVVELENWPHGKTRDPAAGVDAHRGLTQREARPTSDLPNRRTRQQTLNPNFLKLYALETNSKARNLIPDLNVDEQVLRKLSFSDIWDLQIPPTSETRGVSAHDIKLALITRKKLWSEMMCEPRSDLHGDHAPWNLQFVASTASSPGPDQRAPSLVRVNSDIKPWTSHSSNYMLRPSGKLQLTRTAAGVHPRELHYVVKGWYDARFASSLS; from the coding sequence ATGGCAGAGATGCTACGGATACATACAAACACGGACGACTACAATGCGTTCCGCATGGAGCGGTTTCTCAGCGAGGGGATAGACGGGCTACGGACGCCGGAAGGTCCGGGCGCGGGCCGGCTGGCGAAGGCGATGCGAATGGCACGCCGGTGGtccaacagcagcgcggGCATGCGATccggcgccagcgcgccCGCCTCCGCGTCCGCGCCCTACAGCATGACCCCGTCAATGAGCTCGGTGCTGTCACAGGTTCGCTTCAACAGCCGCAGCCGGCGCGCATCGCCTAGGACGCGTTCCGGCGCGGCGATGAGCATGGGCGTAAGCCCGGGCATGGGCTCTAGCGCGTGCGCTAGCGCAAGCTACAGCAGCAGCGGGAGCGTACGCAGCGCGCACAGCATCTTTAGCGTGGCCAGTTCCGATTACGCGCTGCAGGGCAGCGCGGCGATGATGCGCGACGACTCGCTGGATGAGTGGCGCTGCGGCCTATGCGCGTCGGACCAGCACCCGCTGGGTCCTGACAACGGCAACGCCGGCATTTCCGTGGCTGTCGCCGCTGCACACGCGGGGAGCTGTCCCGGACAGCCCAACGTGCGACTCGTCAACCCGCAGGACCTAGACCTTCAAGACGAGTACCAGCTGCGCGACATTGTCCAGCTGTACCGTCCTGTGTATCAGCGCGACAAGCGAGGTGCCAGGGACGCGTCCGTGCCGCGTCGCACGTCCGTGGACCTGACCATCGACACAGCCAACAACGTCGGCACCGCCCAGGTGCTGGGCCCGGACAACGCGCGCCCGgcgcgcagcagcgcgcgGCGCTCGTCGCTGATCTACGACACGGACGTGGTTGAGCTGGAGAACTGGCCCCACGGCAAAACACGCGACCCCGCGGCCGGAGTTGACGCGCATCGCGGCCTCACCCAGCGTGAGGCCCGCCCCACCAGCGATCTTCCCAACCGCCGCACGCGGCAGCAGACGCTCAACCCCAACTTCCTCAAGCTCTACGCGCTCGAGACCAACTCCAAGGCCCGCAATCTCATCCCGGACCTCAACGTCGACGAGCAGGTCCTACGCAAGCTCAGCTTCAGCGACATCTGGGACCTGCAGATCCCGCCTACCTCGGAGACCCGTGGCGTCAGCGCCCACGACATCAAGCTCGCCCTCATTACCCGCAAGAAACTGTGGTCCGAGATGATGTGCGAGCCACGCTCCGACCTCCACGGCGACCACGCGCCCTGGAACCTCCAGTTCGTCGCCTCCACGGCCTCGAGCCCTGGGCCCGACCAGCGCGCGCCCTCACTCGTCCGTGTTAACTCGGACATCAAGCCCTGGACCAGTCATTCGTCCAACTACATGCTTCGGCCCTCCGGCAAGCTCCAACTTACGCGCACTGCCGCTGGTGTACATCCCAGGGAACTTCACTACGTTGTCAAAGGCTGGTACGACGCTCGCTTCGCCAGTTCCTTATCTTGA
- a CDS encoding KLTH0G13354p (some similarities with uniprot|P38866 Saccharomyces cerevisiae YHR176W FMO1 Flavin-containing monooxygenase localized to the cytoplasmic face of the ER membrane catalyzes oxidation of biological thiols to maintain the ER redox buffer ratio for correct folding of disulfide- bonded proteins), whose amino-acid sequence MSATKLRLALDPKEIRSIAVIGAGPVGAGLTKALINEKRFSKIKVFEKRGSFGGLWNYTKPMFKAQRVTSCPQIPCETPHARNEPHLHSEHGPVFQTAVYKYLDTNVPKYLMEYERHPFGPSTPLFPLREQVRDYIAGYSKCIESYVNFNAEVVNLTYDDAVKKYTLSAKNVLDGTSNAEQFDAVAVATGFYDLPYVPNRPGLKEWHEKFPNSVSHAKDFDSPEDFRDVEGEIVIMGNSASGSDLAFELATYLKKPIYKSKRSETSLPAGYDPNIKPVSDIKSFDAASKTLHFVNGEKVVNVDKIIFCTGYLKSLPFLPKPAANQSRGDSVLSSLITDGSRLHNLYNHIVPYNLPTFGVIGLPKYVLPTRLSETQGAWLARVWSGRISLPELDVMKRYDEWFKETNGDGRNYHDLQFPRDVQYSQRLNREIREAGNGGYFGVEWTGDQIKLRSSIKSLKEGYIAYLKDTGKRAMDIEELQREGYFEWPEDAVTAVQVPQFVP is encoded by the coding sequence ATGAGCGCGACAAAATTGAGACTGGCGCTGGATCCCAAGGAGATCCGGTCCATCGCTGTTATCGGGGCTGGCCCTGTAGGCGCGGGGCTGACGAAGGCGTTGATTAACGAGAAACGATTCAGCAAGATCAAGGTGTTCGAGAAGAGAGGCTCGTTCGGCGGGCTGTGGAACTACACCAAGCCGATGTTCAAGGCTCAGAGAGTGACCTCGTGCCCGCAGATCCCGTGCGAGACTCCGCACGCGAGAAACGAGCCGCACCTGCATAGCGAGCACGGGCCTGTGTTCCAGACCGCAGTGTATAAGTACCTGGACACCAACGTGCCCAAGTACCTTATGGAATACGAGCGGCATCCGTTCGGGCCGTCGACACCGCTGTTCCCGCTACGGGAGCAGGTCCGGGATTACATTGCGGGCTACTCGAAGTGCATTGAGTCGTACGTGAACTTCAACGCCGAGGTTGTCAACCTGACATACGACGACGCAGTTAAGAAGTACACCCTGTCAGCGAAAAACGTGCTTGACGGCACATCCAACGCGGAGCAGTTCGACGCGGTTGCCGTGGCCACAGGCTTCTACGACCTACCTTACGTGCCCAACAGGCCGGGCCTGAAGGAGTGGCACGAGAAGTTTCCGAACTCCGTGTCGCACGCCAAGGACTTCGACAGTCCTGAGGATTTTCGCGATGTCGAGGGTGAAATCGTCATCATGGGTAACAGCGCGTCAGGTTCAGACttggcttttgagctggCGACGTACCTGAAAAAGCCTATTTACAAGTCCAAGCGGAGCGAGACTTCGCTTCCAGCGGGATACGACCCCAACATCAAGCCCGTGTCCGAcatcaaaagcttcgacGCCGCCTCCAAGACCCTGCACTTTGTCAATGGCGAAAAGGTCGTCAACGTCGACAAGATAATATTCTGTACCGGTTACCTCAAGTCCCTGCCCTTCCTGCCTAAGCCAGCCGCCAACCAATCACGCGGTGACTCCGTGCTCAGCTCTCTGATCACTGACGGCTCACGTCTGCACAACCTCTACAACCACATTGTTCCCTACAACCTTCCAACATTCGGCGTTATCGGGCTGCCCAAGTACGTTCTGCCCACACGGCTGAGCGAAACGCAGGGTGCGTGGCTGGCCCGCGTGTGGAGCGGACGTATCTCACTGCCCGAGCTCGACGTCATGAAGCGCTACGATGAATGGTTCAAGGAAACCAACGGTGACGGCCGCAACTACCACGACCTTCAATTCCCTCGCGACGTTCAGTATTCCCAAAGACTGAACCGTGAAATTCGCGAGGCTGGCAACGGTGGCTACTTCGGTGTCGAGTGGACCGGTGACCAGATCAAACTCCGGAGCTCtatcaagtctttgaaggaGGGCTATATCGCATATTTAAAAGACACTGGTAAGAGGGCAATGGACATCGAAGAACTACAAAGAGAAGGCTACTTCGAGTGGCCTGAGGACGCTGTCACGGCTGTGCAAGTTCCACAGTTCGTCCCATGA
- the NYV1 gene encoding Nyv1p (similar to uniprot|Q12255 Saccharomyces cerevisiae YLR093C NYV1 v-SNARE component of the vacuolar SNARE complex involved in vesicle fusion inhibits ATP- dependent Ca(2) transport activity of Pmc1p in the vacuolar membrane), whose protein sequence is MKEYNVTYLEVIQRGDVVAKYYNDQTSGYGSLGRAGKNATPKVFERLVEELVIPKVVHVEGNKVTKMSTPLLDGFDCYYGTADDATTYVCFSQIDVPKILPLRLLTELKSISNGSDEELAEHVRTIVRQFHEELLTYHDSSTAEATEQDLQDIIQLMNDNIDKFLQRQERVSLLVDRTSKLNQSSHNFKRKAVRIKQRMWWQNVKLCSTLVAVTVLVLFVVVAAVHYV, encoded by the exons ATGAAGGAATACAACG TAACGTACTTGGAAGTAATACAAAGGGGAGATGTTGTAGCGAAGTACTATAACGACCAGACGTCGGGGTACGGGTCTTTAGGCAGGGCTGGCAAAAATGCCACGCCCAAGGTGTTCGAGCGCCTCGTGGAGGAATTGGTAATACCGAAGGTCGTGCATGTGGAGGGCAATAAGGTGACAAAAATGTCGACCCCTTTGCTGGACGGTTTTGACTGCTACTACGGGACAGCGGACGACGCCACGACGTACGTGTGCTTCTCGCAGATCGATGTGCCCAAGATTTTACCGCTGCGTTTGCTAACCGAGTTAAAGTCCATTTCAAACGGCTCGGACGAGGAGCTCGCGGAGCACGTCCGCACAATCGTGCGGCAATTCCACGAGGAGCTCCTGACGTACCACGACTCGAGCACCGCCGAGGCGACGGAGCAGGATCTCCAGGATATCATCCAGCTCATGAACGACAATATTGACAAGTTTCTGCAGCGCCAGGAGCGGGTCTCGTTGCTTGTGGACCGCACCTCGAAGCTTAACCAGTCCAGccacaacttcaagcgcaAGGCGGTGCGCATCAAGCAGAGAATGTGGTGGCAAAACGTGAAGTTGTGTTCCACGCTGGTCGCGGTGACTGTGCTTGTCTTGTTCGTAGTCGTGGCCGCCGTGCATTACGTATGA
- the DPB4 gene encoding DNA polymerase epsilon noncatalytic subunit (weakly similar to uniprot|Q04603 Saccharomyces cerevisiae YDR121W DPB4 Shared subunit of DNA polymerase epsilon and of ISW2/yCHRAC chromatin accessibility complex involved in both chromosomal DNA replication and in inheritance of telomeric silencing), translating to MPPKDGKKQAPGKSSATANAKDGQKVSIEDLLFPRTVIASLAKESAQHGQDRDTAAKDEEVRKVMLSKDAVTALQRSATVFVNHLLVYARESAGAQGRRSCSVDDVLLALNQCGMEGLEGLVRAKLDAYLQMFELRKQEKSAPRSAAQRANVNSKENAGERDQDEGDEDEQEKGEDQEANGAEPSKKQKLQEPYDTAV from the coding sequence ATGCCTCCAAAAGATGGGAAGAAGCAGGCCCCCGGCAAGTCGTCGGCTACAGCAAATGCGAAGGACGGGCAAAAGGTCTCCAtagaagatcttcttttccCCAGAACTGTGATCGCGAGCTTGGCCAAAGAAAGCGCACAACATGGCCAAGATCGGGACACCGCGGCGAAGGACGAGGAGGTGCGCAAGGTAATGCTATCAAAAGACGCGGTCACTGCCCTGCAGCGATCCGCAACGGTCTTTGTCAATCACCTGCTGGTGTACGCGCGCGAGAGCGCTGGCGCACAGGGTcgcagaagctgcagcGTCGACGACGTGCTTTTGGCACTCAACCAATGCGGAATGGAGGGGCTCGAGGGCCTGGTGAGGGCGAAACTCGACGCGTACCTCCAGATGTTCGAACTGCGAAAGCAGGAGAAGAGTGCGCCTCGCAGCGCTGCGCAGAGAGCGAACGTCAACTCTAAGGAGAACGCAGGCGAGAGGGACCAGGACGAGGGCGATGAGGACGAACAGGAGAAAGGAGAGGACCAGGAAGCCAACGGAGCCGAGCCCtccaagaaacaaaagctaCAAGAACCATATGATACAGCGGTTTAG